One Drosophila kikkawai strain 14028-0561.14 chromosome 3L, DkikHiC1v2, whole genome shotgun sequence genomic window carries:
- the wnd gene encoding mitogen-activated protein kinase kinase kinase 12 isoform X4, with protein MACLQDEFGHLGLSATDLPFKSPDLDSPPRLQHHTNYAEITDSSAENSCQQRWPPHSGGAAAAFGHPDKPIGWMYGLLGCMKPVLSFIGKTGVIEVKSQRSEDWEIPFESITDLEWLGSGAQGAVFSGKLKNEIVAVKKVKELKETDIKHLRKLDHENIIKFKGVCTQSPVFCIIMEFCPYGPLQNILKEEQVMLPSRLVSWSKQIALGMQYLHSHKIIHRDLKSPNILISTNEVVKISDFGTSREWNEISTKMSFAGTVAWMAPEVIRNEPCSEKVDIWSYGVVLWEMLTCEIPYKDVDSSAIIWGVGNNSLKLLVPSTCPEGFKLLVKLCWKSKPRNRPSFRQILSHLDIAGPELLRKTEKQYFETQKSWKEEVRSHLKEITQNGTSIHKYEQDLIKRRTAEWRHAQDIRMVYEEKLQKTNQLFFELSECMSQLQEKEKEIAERERKLPGSGYKPTRRLGNTLRKMQHYRRRLNAPTAAIQQQSTTPDPETTPESPVKCVLYAQLDSNCQPKSYLENLIPGPGMGGTMPNKNKKNFRHRRNGSGSFGAPPKYSPTRDRRYQSEPENRKVQLVERQTQTDAMDVSETDISPSAEVPRSQPIDVPAPNHRQLPLQLQRVQKMAQAQARARNGSTSSAAGAVNPASPSNGNSLSTSELTYQDACSSPDQLIDDVMNSNERLDITDCCSDNENLDRLGRKVIEFINENRLSIQSNTNSNSNTENGNGGNSPLELRESGNSPCLSRCSSTQSKRRRQLLGDNPNGSLISNANGSALAHEQDSWSDEEGETTDYKYALRRRSIGRLPIARGMRPRRSYKAPLSQKIAIHKRNVVIVSDEENTSEYSHSPSSQHSTLESNTDMASAMKQTQTTSTSTSTNSCSEPEDDSSDSSEDDEKVNRATRGAVEGRPTLPMGAMRSSDIISIPTFEADGAVNMV; from the exons ATGGCTTGCCTGCAAGATGAGTTTGGTCACCTAGGCCTCTCTGCCACAGACCTGCCATTTAAGTCACCCGATCTGGACTCTCCTCCTCGACTGCAGCACCACACCAACTATGCAGAAATCACGGACAGCAGTGCCGAGAATTCGTGCCAACAACGCTGGCCACCTCACTCCGgaggggcggcggcggccttCGGTCATCCGGATAAGCCGATCGGATGGATGTATGGATTGCTGGGATGCATGAAGCCCGTGCTCTCGTTTATCGGAAAGACTGGAGTGATCGAGGTGAAGAGTCAGCGAAGTGAAGACTGGGAAATTCCGTTCGAGTCTATCACGGATCTGGAGTGGCTTGGCAGTGGAGCCCAAGGAGCAGTCTTTAGTGGAAAGCTAAAAAACGAGATTGTTGCCGTGAAGAAGGTGAAGGAGCTGAAGGAAACAGACATCAAGCATTTGCGGAAACTCGATCACGAGAATATTATCAAGTTTAA AGGGGTTTGCACGCAGTCGCCTGTGTTCTGCATCATCATGGAGTTTTGTCCCTATGGCCCACTGCAGAATATACTCAAGGAGGAGCAAGTCATGTTACCGTCCCGCTTGGTCTCTTGGTCCAAGCAAATTGCTTTGGGCATGCAGTATCTGCATTCCCACAAGATTATACACAGGGATCTGAAGAGTCCCAA CATACTGATTAGTACAAATGAGGTGGTGAAGATCAGCGACTTTGGAACGAGTCGGGAGTGGAACGAGATCAGCACCAAGATGAGTTTTGCGGGCACAGTCGCCTGGATGGCGCCGGAAGTGATACGGAATGAACCCTGCTCCGAGAAGGTTGACATCTGGTCCTATGGCGTGGTGCTCTGGGAAATGCTGACCTGCGAGATTCCTTACAAGGATGTGGACTCATCGGCCATCATTTGGGGTGTGGGAAACAACTCCCTAAAGCTACTGGTTCCGAGCACCTGTCCGGAGGGATTTAAGCTGCTAGTCAAGCTATGCTGGAAGAGCAAGCCACGCAATCGTCCCTCGTTTCGGCAGATTCTCTCGCACTTGGACATCGCCGGGCCGGAGCTGCTGCGCAAAACAGAAAAGCAATATTTTGAAACGCAAAAGTCGTGGAAGGAGGAGGTGCGCTCCCACTTGAAGGAAATCACACAGAATGGCACTAGTATTCACAAGTATGAGCAGGATTTGATCAAGAGACGCACGGCGGAGTGGCGGCATGCCCAGGACATTCGGATGGTCTACGAGGAAAAGCTGCAAAAGACGAACCAGCTGTTCTTCGAGCTCAGCGAGTGCATGTCACAATtgcaggagaaggagaaggaaatTGCGGA ACGTGAGCGGAAACTACCTGGCAGTGGATACAAGCCCACGCGGCGCCTAGGTAATACGCTCAGGAAGATGCAACACTATCGCCGAAGACTTAACGCTCCCACAGCAGCCATCCAACAGCAGTCAACCACACCAGATCCAGAGACTACGCCGGAG TCCCCTGTAAAGTGTGTGCTGTATGCCCAATTGGACAGCAATTGCCAGCCTAAATCATACTTGGAGAACTTAATTCCGGGCCCTGGCATGGGCGGAACGATgcccaacaaaaacaagaaaaatttcCGCCATCGACGCAATGGTTCTGGGTCCTTTGGCGCTCCCCCGAAATACAGCCCGACGCGAGATCGTCGCTACCAGAGTGAGCCGGAAAATCGCAAGGTGCAGCTGGTGGAGCGGCAAACCCAAACGGACGCCATGGATGTCAGTGAGACTGATATTAGTCCCAGCGCAGAGGTTCCTCGATCGCAGCCCATCGATGTTCCGGCCCCGAATCACCGCCAGCTGCCACTGCAACTGCAAAGGGTACAAAAGATGGCACAGGCTCAGGCAAGAGCAAGGAACGGGTCCACGTCGTCCGCTGCAGGAGCAGTCAATCCCGCTAGTCCGTCGAACGGGAACTCGCTGAGCACCAGCGAGCTGACCTACCAAGATGCCTGCTCAAGTCCCGACCAGCTCATCGACGATGTAATGAACAGCAACGAGCGCCTGGATATAACCGACTGCTGCAGTGACAACGAAAATCTCGACCGTTTGGGCCGGAAAGTCATCGAGTTCATCAACGAAAACCGCCTGTCCATTCAGTCCAATACGAACTCGAACAGCAACACAGAGAACGGCAATGGGGGGAACTCGCCGTTGGAGCTGAGGGAGAGCGGCAATAGTCCTTGCCTGAGTCGGTGCAGCAGCACGCAAAGCAAGCGGCGAAGACAGCTCCTGGGCGATAACCCAAACGGTAGTTTGATAAGTAATGCCAACGGGTCAGCGTTGGCCCATGAGCAGGACAGCTGGTCGGATGAGGAGGGCGAGACGACGGACTACAAATACGCCCTGAGAAGGCGGAG cATTGGCCGCCTGCCCATTGCCCGTGGCATGCGCCCGCGCCGCAGCTACAAGGCCCCGCTGTCACAAAAAATTGCCATCCATAAACGCAACGTGGTCATTGTTTCCGATGAGGAGAACACCTCCGAGTACAGTCACTCACCCTCCAGCCAACACTCGACGCTGGAGAGCAATACGGACATGGCGTCGGCCATGAAGCAGACCCAAACGACATCGACGTCCACATCCACGAATAGTTGCAGCGAGCCGGAAGATGATTCCAGTGACTCCAGCGAGGACGATGAGAAAGTAAATCGGGCGACGAGGGGTGCTGTTGAAGGACGCCCAACATTGCCAATGGGCGCGATGCGCAGCAGCGATATTATTTCCATACCCACTTTCGAGGCTGATGGCGCCGTCAACATGGTCTAA
- the wnd gene encoding mitogen-activated protein kinase kinase kinase 12 isoform X3, protein MQHNNLLDSKQENVWFSMACLQDEFGHLGLSATDLPFKSPDLDSPPRLQHHTNYAEITDSSAENSCQQRWPPHSGGAAAAFGHPDKPIGWMYGLLGCMKPVLSFIGKTGVIEVKSQRSEDWEIPFESITDLEWLGSGAQGAVFSGKLKNEIVAVKKVKELKETDIKHLRKLDHENIIKFKGVCTQSPVFCIIMEFCPYGPLQNILKEEQVMLPSRLVSWSKQIALGMQYLHSHKIIHRDLKSPNILISTNEVVKISDFGTSREWNEISTKMSFAGTVAWMAPEVIRNEPCSEKVDIWSYGVVLWEMLTCEIPYKDVDSSAIIWGVGNNSLKLLVPSTCPEGFKLLVKLCWKSKPRNRPSFRQILSHLDIAGPELLRKTEKQYFETQKSWKEEVRSHLKEITQNGTSIHKYEQDLIKRRTAEWRHAQDIRMVYEEKLQKTNQLFFELSECMSQLQEKEKEIAERERKLPGSGYKPTRRLGNTLRKMQHYRRRLNAPTAAIQQQSTTPDPETTPESPVKCVLYAQLDSNCQPKSYLENLIPGPGMGGTMPNKNKKNFRHRRNGSGSFGAPPKYSPTRDRRYQSEPENRKVQLVERQTQTDAMDVSETDISPSAEVPRSQPIDVPAPNHRQLPLQLQRVQKMAQAQARARNGSTSSAAGAVNPASPSNGNSLSTSELTYQDACSSPDQLIDDVMNSNERLDITDCCSDNENLDRLGRKVIEFINENRLSIQSNTNSNSNTENGNGGNSPLELRESGNSPCLSRCSSTQSKRRRQLLGDNPNGSLISNANGSALAHEQDSWSDEEGETTDYKYALRRRSIGRLPIARGMRPRRSYKAPLSQKIAIHKRNVVIVSDEENTSEYSHSPSSQHSTLESNTDMASAMKQTQTTSTSTSTNSCSEPEDDSSDSSEDDEKVNRATRGAVEGRPTLPMGAMRSSDIISIPTFEADGAVNMV, encoded by the exons ATGCAGCATAACAATTTATTGGACAGCAAACAAGAAAATGTGTGGTTTAG CATGGCTTGCCTGCAAGATGAGTTTGGTCACCTAGGCCTCTCTGCCACAGACCTGCCATTTAAGTCACCCGATCTGGACTCTCCTCCTCGACTGCAGCACCACACCAACTATGCAGAAATCACGGACAGCAGTGCCGAGAATTCGTGCCAACAACGCTGGCCACCTCACTCCGgaggggcggcggcggccttCGGTCATCCGGATAAGCCGATCGGATGGATGTATGGATTGCTGGGATGCATGAAGCCCGTGCTCTCGTTTATCGGAAAGACTGGAGTGATCGAGGTGAAGAGTCAGCGAAGTGAAGACTGGGAAATTCCGTTCGAGTCTATCACGGATCTGGAGTGGCTTGGCAGTGGAGCCCAAGGAGCAGTCTTTAGTGGAAAGCTAAAAAACGAGATTGTTGCCGTGAAGAAGGTGAAGGAGCTGAAGGAAACAGACATCAAGCATTTGCGGAAACTCGATCACGAGAATATTATCAAGTTTAA AGGGGTTTGCACGCAGTCGCCTGTGTTCTGCATCATCATGGAGTTTTGTCCCTATGGCCCACTGCAGAATATACTCAAGGAGGAGCAAGTCATGTTACCGTCCCGCTTGGTCTCTTGGTCCAAGCAAATTGCTTTGGGCATGCAGTATCTGCATTCCCACAAGATTATACACAGGGATCTGAAGAGTCCCAA CATACTGATTAGTACAAATGAGGTGGTGAAGATCAGCGACTTTGGAACGAGTCGGGAGTGGAACGAGATCAGCACCAAGATGAGTTTTGCGGGCACAGTCGCCTGGATGGCGCCGGAAGTGATACGGAATGAACCCTGCTCCGAGAAGGTTGACATCTGGTCCTATGGCGTGGTGCTCTGGGAAATGCTGACCTGCGAGATTCCTTACAAGGATGTGGACTCATCGGCCATCATTTGGGGTGTGGGAAACAACTCCCTAAAGCTACTGGTTCCGAGCACCTGTCCGGAGGGATTTAAGCTGCTAGTCAAGCTATGCTGGAAGAGCAAGCCACGCAATCGTCCCTCGTTTCGGCAGATTCTCTCGCACTTGGACATCGCCGGGCCGGAGCTGCTGCGCAAAACAGAAAAGCAATATTTTGAAACGCAAAAGTCGTGGAAGGAGGAGGTGCGCTCCCACTTGAAGGAAATCACACAGAATGGCACTAGTATTCACAAGTATGAGCAGGATTTGATCAAGAGACGCACGGCGGAGTGGCGGCATGCCCAGGACATTCGGATGGTCTACGAGGAAAAGCTGCAAAAGACGAACCAGCTGTTCTTCGAGCTCAGCGAGTGCATGTCACAATtgcaggagaaggagaaggaaatTGCGGA ACGTGAGCGGAAACTACCTGGCAGTGGATACAAGCCCACGCGGCGCCTAGGTAATACGCTCAGGAAGATGCAACACTATCGCCGAAGACTTAACGCTCCCACAGCAGCCATCCAACAGCAGTCAACCACACCAGATCCAGAGACTACGCCGGAG TCCCCTGTAAAGTGTGTGCTGTATGCCCAATTGGACAGCAATTGCCAGCCTAAATCATACTTGGAGAACTTAATTCCGGGCCCTGGCATGGGCGGAACGATgcccaacaaaaacaagaaaaatttcCGCCATCGACGCAATGGTTCTGGGTCCTTTGGCGCTCCCCCGAAATACAGCCCGACGCGAGATCGTCGCTACCAGAGTGAGCCGGAAAATCGCAAGGTGCAGCTGGTGGAGCGGCAAACCCAAACGGACGCCATGGATGTCAGTGAGACTGATATTAGTCCCAGCGCAGAGGTTCCTCGATCGCAGCCCATCGATGTTCCGGCCCCGAATCACCGCCAGCTGCCACTGCAACTGCAAAGGGTACAAAAGATGGCACAGGCTCAGGCAAGAGCAAGGAACGGGTCCACGTCGTCCGCTGCAGGAGCAGTCAATCCCGCTAGTCCGTCGAACGGGAACTCGCTGAGCACCAGCGAGCTGACCTACCAAGATGCCTGCTCAAGTCCCGACCAGCTCATCGACGATGTAATGAACAGCAACGAGCGCCTGGATATAACCGACTGCTGCAGTGACAACGAAAATCTCGACCGTTTGGGCCGGAAAGTCATCGAGTTCATCAACGAAAACCGCCTGTCCATTCAGTCCAATACGAACTCGAACAGCAACACAGAGAACGGCAATGGGGGGAACTCGCCGTTGGAGCTGAGGGAGAGCGGCAATAGTCCTTGCCTGAGTCGGTGCAGCAGCACGCAAAGCAAGCGGCGAAGACAGCTCCTGGGCGATAACCCAAACGGTAGTTTGATAAGTAATGCCAACGGGTCAGCGTTGGCCCATGAGCAGGACAGCTGGTCGGATGAGGAGGGCGAGACGACGGACTACAAATACGCCCTGAGAAGGCGGAG cATTGGCCGCCTGCCCATTGCCCGTGGCATGCGCCCGCGCCGCAGCTACAAGGCCCCGCTGTCACAAAAAATTGCCATCCATAAACGCAACGTGGTCATTGTTTCCGATGAGGAGAACACCTCCGAGTACAGTCACTCACCCTCCAGCCAACACTCGACGCTGGAGAGCAATACGGACATGGCGTCGGCCATGAAGCAGACCCAAACGACATCGACGTCCACATCCACGAATAGTTGCAGCGAGCCGGAAGATGATTCCAGTGACTCCAGCGAGGACGATGAGAAAGTAAATCGGGCGACGAGGGGTGCTGTTGAAGGACGCCCAACATTGCCAATGGGCGCGATGCGCAGCAGCGATATTATTTCCATACCCACTTTCGAGGCTGATGGCGCCGTCAACATGGTCTAA
- the wnd gene encoding mitogen-activated protein kinase kinase kinase 13-B isoform X1 — MQPFGDSLSKSRDDLVNGTAASRQQQQLYGRRRHHGSSPNLSLDQTDNLRRSMACLQDEFGHLGLSATDLPFKSPDLDSPPRLQHHTNYAEITDSSAENSCQQRWPPHSGGAAAAFGHPDKPIGWMYGLLGCMKPVLSFIGKTGVIEVKSQRSEDWEIPFESITDLEWLGSGAQGAVFSGKLKNEIVAVKKVKELKETDIKHLRKLDHENIIKFKGVCTQSPVFCIIMEFCPYGPLQNILKEEQVMLPSRLVSWSKQIALGMQYLHSHKIIHRDLKSPNILISTNEVVKISDFGTSREWNEISTKMSFAGTVAWMAPEVIRNEPCSEKVDIWSYGVVLWEMLTCEIPYKDVDSSAIIWGVGNNSLKLLVPSTCPEGFKLLVKLCWKSKPRNRPSFRQILSHLDIAGPELLRKTEKQYFETQKSWKEEVRSHLKEITQNGTSIHKYEQDLIKRRTAEWRHAQDIRMVYEEKLQKTNQLFFELSECMSQLQEKEKEIAERERKLPGSGYKPTRRLGNTLRKMQHYRRRLNAPTAAIQQQSTTPDPETTPESPVKCVLYAQLDSNCQPKSYLENLIPGPGMGGTMPNKNKKNFRHRRNGSGSFGAPPKYSPTRDRRYQSEPENRKVQLVERQTQTDAMDVSETDISPSAEVPRSQPIDVPAPNHRQLPLQLQRVQKMAQAQARARNGSTSSAAGAVNPASPSNGNSLSTSELTYQDACSSPDQLIDDVMNSNERLDITDCCSDNENLDRLGRKVIEFINENRLSIQSNTNSNSNTENGNGGNSPLELRESGNSPCLSRCSSTQSKRRRQLLGDNPNGSLISNANGSALAHEQDSWSDEEGETTDYKYALRRRSIGRLPIARGMRPRRSYKAPLSQKIAIHKRNVVIVSDEENTSEYSHSPSSQHSTLESNTDMASAMKQTQTTSTSTSTNSCSEPEDDSSDSSEDDEKVNRATRGAVEGRPTLPMGAMRSSDIISIPTFEADGAVNMV; from the exons ATGCAACCGTTCGGCGACAGTCTGAGTAAAAGTCGCGATGATCTGGTCAATGGCACCGCCGCatcccggcagcagcagcagctctatGGCCGGAGGCGACACCACGGCAGCAGTCCCAACTTATCGCTGGATCAAACGGACAACCTAAGGAGGAG CATGGCTTGCCTGCAAGATGAGTTTGGTCACCTAGGCCTCTCTGCCACAGACCTGCCATTTAAGTCACCCGATCTGGACTCTCCTCCTCGACTGCAGCACCACACCAACTATGCAGAAATCACGGACAGCAGTGCCGAGAATTCGTGCCAACAACGCTGGCCACCTCACTCCGgaggggcggcggcggccttCGGTCATCCGGATAAGCCGATCGGATGGATGTATGGATTGCTGGGATGCATGAAGCCCGTGCTCTCGTTTATCGGAAAGACTGGAGTGATCGAGGTGAAGAGTCAGCGAAGTGAAGACTGGGAAATTCCGTTCGAGTCTATCACGGATCTGGAGTGGCTTGGCAGTGGAGCCCAAGGAGCAGTCTTTAGTGGAAAGCTAAAAAACGAGATTGTTGCCGTGAAGAAGGTGAAGGAGCTGAAGGAAACAGACATCAAGCATTTGCGGAAACTCGATCACGAGAATATTATCAAGTTTAA AGGGGTTTGCACGCAGTCGCCTGTGTTCTGCATCATCATGGAGTTTTGTCCCTATGGCCCACTGCAGAATATACTCAAGGAGGAGCAAGTCATGTTACCGTCCCGCTTGGTCTCTTGGTCCAAGCAAATTGCTTTGGGCATGCAGTATCTGCATTCCCACAAGATTATACACAGGGATCTGAAGAGTCCCAA CATACTGATTAGTACAAATGAGGTGGTGAAGATCAGCGACTTTGGAACGAGTCGGGAGTGGAACGAGATCAGCACCAAGATGAGTTTTGCGGGCACAGTCGCCTGGATGGCGCCGGAAGTGATACGGAATGAACCCTGCTCCGAGAAGGTTGACATCTGGTCCTATGGCGTGGTGCTCTGGGAAATGCTGACCTGCGAGATTCCTTACAAGGATGTGGACTCATCGGCCATCATTTGGGGTGTGGGAAACAACTCCCTAAAGCTACTGGTTCCGAGCACCTGTCCGGAGGGATTTAAGCTGCTAGTCAAGCTATGCTGGAAGAGCAAGCCACGCAATCGTCCCTCGTTTCGGCAGATTCTCTCGCACTTGGACATCGCCGGGCCGGAGCTGCTGCGCAAAACAGAAAAGCAATATTTTGAAACGCAAAAGTCGTGGAAGGAGGAGGTGCGCTCCCACTTGAAGGAAATCACACAGAATGGCACTAGTATTCACAAGTATGAGCAGGATTTGATCAAGAGACGCACGGCGGAGTGGCGGCATGCCCAGGACATTCGGATGGTCTACGAGGAAAAGCTGCAAAAGACGAACCAGCTGTTCTTCGAGCTCAGCGAGTGCATGTCACAATtgcaggagaaggagaaggaaatTGCGGA ACGTGAGCGGAAACTACCTGGCAGTGGATACAAGCCCACGCGGCGCCTAGGTAATACGCTCAGGAAGATGCAACACTATCGCCGAAGACTTAACGCTCCCACAGCAGCCATCCAACAGCAGTCAACCACACCAGATCCAGAGACTACGCCGGAG TCCCCTGTAAAGTGTGTGCTGTATGCCCAATTGGACAGCAATTGCCAGCCTAAATCATACTTGGAGAACTTAATTCCGGGCCCTGGCATGGGCGGAACGATgcccaacaaaaacaagaaaaatttcCGCCATCGACGCAATGGTTCTGGGTCCTTTGGCGCTCCCCCGAAATACAGCCCGACGCGAGATCGTCGCTACCAGAGTGAGCCGGAAAATCGCAAGGTGCAGCTGGTGGAGCGGCAAACCCAAACGGACGCCATGGATGTCAGTGAGACTGATATTAGTCCCAGCGCAGAGGTTCCTCGATCGCAGCCCATCGATGTTCCGGCCCCGAATCACCGCCAGCTGCCACTGCAACTGCAAAGGGTACAAAAGATGGCACAGGCTCAGGCAAGAGCAAGGAACGGGTCCACGTCGTCCGCTGCAGGAGCAGTCAATCCCGCTAGTCCGTCGAACGGGAACTCGCTGAGCACCAGCGAGCTGACCTACCAAGATGCCTGCTCAAGTCCCGACCAGCTCATCGACGATGTAATGAACAGCAACGAGCGCCTGGATATAACCGACTGCTGCAGTGACAACGAAAATCTCGACCGTTTGGGCCGGAAAGTCATCGAGTTCATCAACGAAAACCGCCTGTCCATTCAGTCCAATACGAACTCGAACAGCAACACAGAGAACGGCAATGGGGGGAACTCGCCGTTGGAGCTGAGGGAGAGCGGCAATAGTCCTTGCCTGAGTCGGTGCAGCAGCACGCAAAGCAAGCGGCGAAGACAGCTCCTGGGCGATAACCCAAACGGTAGTTTGATAAGTAATGCCAACGGGTCAGCGTTGGCCCATGAGCAGGACAGCTGGTCGGATGAGGAGGGCGAGACGACGGACTACAAATACGCCCTGAGAAGGCGGAG cATTGGCCGCCTGCCCATTGCCCGTGGCATGCGCCCGCGCCGCAGCTACAAGGCCCCGCTGTCACAAAAAATTGCCATCCATAAACGCAACGTGGTCATTGTTTCCGATGAGGAGAACACCTCCGAGTACAGTCACTCACCCTCCAGCCAACACTCGACGCTGGAGAGCAATACGGACATGGCGTCGGCCATGAAGCAGACCCAAACGACATCGACGTCCACATCCACGAATAGTTGCAGCGAGCCGGAAGATGATTCCAGTGACTCCAGCGAGGACGATGAGAAAGTAAATCGGGCGACGAGGGGTGCTGTTGAAGGACGCCCAACATTGCCAATGGGCGCGATGCGCAGCAGCGATATTATTTCCATACCCACTTTCGAGGCTGATGGCGCCGTCAACATGGTCTAA